From the genome of Thiomicrorhabdus indica:
GGTTAAGGCGAGCTTTTCCAAGCGTTCTTCAAAACGATCTTTGTCGAGTGTCTGGTCATCTTTAACAATGCCCAACTCTTTTTGAATTTCCTTAAGTTGTTGACGCAAAAAGAACTCGCGCTGATGTTCGGTTAGGTTCTCTTCAACGCGCTCACGGATATTAAATTGCAATTGCGTGACTTCGATTTCATGTTTGAAAAGCGCTAACACTTTCTCTAAACGATGCACTAAATCAAATGTTTCCAGAACATCTTGTAATTTTTCGTTGTCGGCTGTGGTAAGGCCAGCGGCAAAATCTGCTAAGTGTGCCGGTTCATTCGCGCTGTAACGGCTTAGGAAGTATTTGAGTTCTTCGCTGTAAAGCGGATTGAGGGGTAGCAACTCTCGGAAGGCATTCATAATCGCCATGCCGTAAGCTTTCAATTCATTTTCTGAGCCATTGATGTCATCTTTTGGATAAGAAACAACGGCTTTGTATGGCGCTTCGCCATGCAACCAATTTTCGATTCTAAAACGACAAATCCCTTCACCGACCATCTGAATGTAGTCGTCGCGCTTTTTCAGGTTGCTAATTTTAACCAAGGTTCCGATAGGACGAAAATCTTCTTGTGGAGTCGTTTCGTGCTCTTCTCGATCGACATAGACAAAACCAATATATTTACTATTGGAGTTTTCTAGGCTATCGAAGGTGCTTTCCCAAGCACTTTTGCTGATTAAAACAGGCAGTTGCTGGCCTGGGAAAAATGGACGCTCTTTGACTGGCAATAATAGTAGGTTTTGTGGATAAGTGAGTTCCGGTTTGGCAAGTGCTTTAGAAACGTTACCGGCCGGTGAAGATGTATTTTCTTCTTCTGATTCACTGTGATGAATGTGTTCACCTTCCAAAACTTTGTTGGCTTGTTCGATAATATGTGCTTTGAGTTCTTCAGAAATTTCAGCCTCCATCGCCTCTTGAAGTGTCATCTCTTCAAATTCTTCAAGATGTTGAACCTTTGAGGAATCCGCTGTCTCTGACGTCTTGTCAGAGTCTAATTCTAAAGAGTCTTTGTGTTCAACAGCATCGTCTGTTTGCTCGGTGGTTTCAGCCGTCTCTGTATTGTTCACTACGTCTAACTCATCGGGTTTATCACTGAAGTTACTCATCGTTATCCGGTTTCCTAGTCATTATCGGCTTTATTCGTTTTGTCTTAGGACAGAACCATATTGTGCCACTGATTAAAAGTCATAGCCTAGAAGGTCTCGTCTCTTTTGACGTTTACGGTATGATATAGGGCTGAAAAATTAAGATTCAAGGGTAAGTTTGGCGTTGCCTTTGAAATTCTTGTCTAAAGTCGCATTACAAGGAAAGCAATATTATGTCGCAATCGGCAATCAAAATTGGGTTTATTACAGTTTCAGATCGCGCCTCTCGTGGAGAATACGAAGATTTAGGGGGGCCTGCGATGCAAGAGTGGATTGGTAAAGCTTTGACGAATGATTGGCAGCCGGTAGCAAAAGTCATTGCTGACGAACAAGGACTGATTGAGCAGACCATTAAACAGTTAGCTGATGATGAACATTGTTGTTTGATTTTGACAACTGGTGGCACTGGGCCGGCAAAAAGGGATGTGACGCCTGAAGCCACAGAAGCGGTCTGCGATAAAATTTTAGATGGTTTTGCAGAGCAGATGCGTGCAGTGTCCTTGCAGTATGTCCCAACGGCGATTTTGTCACGTCAGATTGCCGGCATTCGCGGTGAAAGTCTAATTATTAATTTGCCAGGAAAACCATCTGCCATTGGCGAATGTTTGGAAGCGGTTTTCCCTGCAGTGCCATATTGTGTGGATTTGATTGATGGGCCTTATCTGGAAACAGATGAAAACTTTGTGAAGGCGTTTCGACCAAAGCACGCGAAGAAGCCTGCATAAAAATTCTCTTAAATGTTATTTGCCAGAACAGACCAAATTAATAAAAGGAATCTCCGTGGTACCGATGAATTATCAATATGAAGGATTGGAAACGCTCATTGACTTTGTTCGTTGGGGGGGATCGCTTTTTCGAAAAAATGAACTGTTTTTTGGACATGGCACCGATAATGCTTTTGATGAAGCTCGCGTGTTAGTTTTTCATGCATTGTCATTGCCACAAGAAGTTCCAGATATGTATTGGCAGGTGCGTTTAACGCAAACTGAACGTACTGCGGTAACCGAGCTTTTTCGTCTGCGGATTGAAACACGTAAACCAGCGGCGTATTTAATTGGAGAGGCGTGGTTTGCCGGCATTCGATTTAAGGTAAATGAAAATACCTTGGTGCCGCGCTCTCCAATTGCAGAGCTGATTCAGCAGCGTTTTGAACAATGGGTCGAAGCCGATTCGGTGACGCGCGTTCTGGATATGTGTACTGGTAGTGGCTGCATTGGTTTGGCAAGTTTACAAGCTTTTCCGAATGCCACTGTGGATTTGGTGGATATTTCGCCAGAGGCTTTGGAAGTCGCTCAGCAAAATAT
Proteins encoded in this window:
- the mog gene encoding molybdopterin adenylyltransferase, producing the protein MSQSAIKIGFITVSDRASRGEYEDLGGPAMQEWIGKALTNDWQPVAKVIADEQGLIEQTIKQLADDEHCCLILTTGGTGPAKRDVTPEATEAVCDKILDGFAEQMRAVSLQYVPTAILSRQIAGIRGESLIINLPGKPSAIGECLEAVFPAVPYCVDLIDGPYLETDENFVKAFRPKHAKKPA
- the prmB gene encoding 50S ribosomal protein L3 N(5)-glutamine methyltransferase, with the protein product MNYQYEGLETLIDFVRWGGSLFRKNELFFGHGTDNAFDEARVLVFHALSLPQEVPDMYWQVRLTQTERTAVTELFRLRIETRKPAAYLIGEAWFAGIRFKVNENTLVPRSPIAELIQQRFEQWVEADSVTRVLDMCTGSGCIGLASLQAFPNATVDLVDISPEALEVAQQNIDMYDLNDVARAIQSDLFSNLQGEKYDLIVSNPPYVDEIEMDHLPPEFQQEPSLGLAAGKDGLDLVRKILVEAADHLNDDGVLVVEVGVSQYYLEQEYPELPFYWFEFEHGGEGVFAIQKQELEVFAELLQQRV